One window of Deltaproteobacteria bacterium genomic DNA carries:
- a CDS encoding M24 family metallopeptidase: MTLFHEDEYRGRIEQTKQRMQDGGIEVLIVSDPANMNYLTGYDGWSFYVPQVVVVALDLAAPLWIGRGMDVAGARHTTFLDEDHITGYSDDYVQNPVKHPMNFVADEIKRRGWEKRVIGVEMDAYYFSARGFQALKEGLPHAGIEDANLLVSWVRLKKSDAEIGYMMQAGKISEKVMQTALDNLSPGVRECDAVAAVYRAQMTGTPEFGGDYPAIVPLMPTGEKTSAPHLTWTDAPYQNEQMVNLELAACRHRYHSPLARTAYLGSNPPQKLLSLAEHTVEGLNLTLDAIKPGLRCEEIEMVWRRHIAKVGLEKESRIGYAMGLNYPPDWGEHTASLRPGDKTILAPNMTFHMILGMWMDDYGFECSESFRVTESGCETLANFPRKLFLIN, translated from the coding sequence ATGACCTTATTTCACGAAGACGAGTATCGCGGACGCATCGAACAAACCAAGCAGCGCATGCAGGATGGGGGCATCGAGGTGCTGATCGTTTCAGACCCGGCCAACATGAATTACCTGACCGGTTATGACGGGTGGTCCTTTTACGTTCCCCAGGTAGTTGTGGTGGCGCTGGATCTGGCCGCCCCGCTGTGGATCGGTCGCGGCATGGACGTGGCCGGCGCCCGGCATACGACCTTTTTAGACGAGGACCACATCACCGGATATTCGGACGATTATGTACAGAACCCCGTCAAGCACCCGATGAATTTCGTCGCCGATGAGATCAAGCGCCGCGGTTGGGAAAAGCGGGTCATCGGTGTGGAGATGGACGCCTATTATTTCAGTGCCCGCGGTTTTCAGGCCCTCAAAGAGGGCCTCCCCCATGCCGGAATCGAGGATGCCAATCTGCTGGTTTCCTGGGTCAGGCTGAAAAAATCCGACGCTGAAATCGGTTATATGATGCAAGCGGGCAAGATATCCGAAAAGGTGATGCAGACGGCCCTGGACAACCTGTCTCCCGGCGTGCGCGAATGTGATGCCGTGGCGGCGGTTTACCGGGCCCAGATGACCGGAACCCCCGAGTTCGGGGGGGATTATCCCGCCATCGTCCCCTTGATGCCCACGGGCGAGAAGACCTCTGCGCCGCATCTGACCTGGACCGACGCCCCCTATCAGAACGAGCAGATGGTCAACCTGGAATTGGCCGCCTGCCGCCATCGCTACCATTCACCGCTGGCCCGAACCGCCTACCTGGGCAGCAACCCTCCCCAGAAACTGCTAAGCCTGGCCGAACACACGGTCGAGGGGCTTAACCTGACGCTGGACGCCATCAAGCCGGGGCTGCGTTGCGAGGAAATCGAGATGGTTTGGCGCCGGCATATTGCCAAGGTGGGCCTGGAAAAGGAATCCCGCATTGGCTATGCCATGGGGTTGAATTATCCGCCCGATTGGGGGGAACACACCGCCAGCCTGCGCCCCGGGGATAAAACCATTTTGGCACCCAATATGACTTTTCACATGATCCTGGGTATGTGGATGGATGACTACGGTTTCGAGTGCAGTGAATCCTTCCGGGTAACGGAAAGCGGTTGTGAAACGCTGGCCAATTTTCCCAGAAAGCTATTTTTAATCAACTAA
- a CDS encoding amidohydrolase, whose translation MQISEQTKRYSEELIGLRRDFHRHPELGFEEFRTADIIEDYLTALGIATQRIAKTGVVGILRGTRPDPVLMLRADMDALPVREENDVEYKSRNNGVMHACGHDAHMAMLLIAAKILTAKRQEIAGTIKFVFQPNEEIAGAVRMIEEGVLENPRVDAAMGMHVWTPVPSGKIAITPGPVMGGLDVFKVTIHGKGGHTGMPEDAVDPIIAAAAVIQTVQVIQTREISNLESTVIMFGKIKGGTKSNIIPNKVELEGSIRFLYPNGPEDEFQPTQRFIRIVKQVCQTHRCTCDIDIVHENIPLINNAEMAALARDTAMGVFSGPESIVDNQTMGSEDFSEFSERVPGVFMFLGTGNENIGTHFSHHHPQFNIDESTLPLGVDMWVQCTLDFFEKSSRLACIKKR comes from the coding sequence ATGCAAATTTCCGAACAGACAAAAAGATACAGTGAAGAGTTGATCGGCCTGCGCCGTGATTTTCACCGGCACCCCGAGCTGGGCTTCGAGGAATTCCGCACGGCAGATATCATCGAAGATTATCTCACGGCCTTGGGTATAGCCACGCAGCGAATTGCCAAGACCGGGGTGGTGGGCATATTGCGCGGCACAAGGCCCGATCCGGTGCTCATGCTTCGGGCCGACATGGATGCCTTGCCGGTCAGGGAAGAAAACGACGTCGAATACAAATCCCGGAACAACGGCGTGATGCACGCCTGTGGTCATGATGCGCACATGGCCATGTTACTGATAGCCGCCAAAATCCTAACCGCCAAAAGGCAGGAAATTGCCGGTACGATTAAATTCGTCTTCCAACCCAACGAAGAGATCGCCGGTGCCGTTCGCATGATTGAGGAAGGCGTTTTGGAAAACCCCAGGGTCGATGCCGCCATGGGCATGCATGTATGGACGCCGGTACCCTCGGGCAAGATAGCCATCACCCCTGGGCCGGTTATGGGTGGTCTGGATGTTTTCAAGGTCACCATCCACGGCAAGGGCGGCCACACCGGCATGCCTGAGGATGCCGTCGATCCGATCATCGCCGCTGCCGCCGTCATACAAACGGTTCAGGTGATTCAGACCCGGGAAATCAGCAATCTGGAATCGACCGTTATCATGTTCGGTAAAATCAAGGGTGGGACCAAAAGCAACATCATTCCCAATAAAGTGGAACTGGAAGGTTCCATCCGCTTCCTATACCCGAACGGCCCTGAGGATGAATTCCAGCCGACGCAGAGATTCATCCGTATCGTAAAGCAGGTCTGCCAAACCCACCGTTGTACCTGCGACATCGACATCGTTCACGAGAACATTCCTTTGATAAACAATGCTGAAATGGCGGCGCTCGCCAGGGATACCGCCATGGGGGTGTTTTCCGGCCCGGAATCGATCGTCGATAACCAGACCATGGGCAGTGAGGATTTTTCCGAATTCAGCGAGCGGGTTCCCGGGGTGTTCATGTTTCTCGGTACCGGGAACGAAAACATCGGCACACATTTTTCGCATCATCATCCGCAATTCAATATCGATGAAAGTACACTTCCCCTCGGTGTCGACATGTGGGTTCAATGTACCCTCGATTTTTTTGAAAAATCGAGTCGATTGGCGTGCATTAAAAAGAGGTGA